A DNA window from Leptolyngbya sp. KIOST-1 contains the following coding sequences:
- a CDS encoding SDR family NAD(P)-dependent oxidoreductase: MTLIDLQNSTVLVTGGSRGIGEAIARTLHGAGASLLLHYSQGQAEANQIAADLGHERLSLVQADLAVPGAAVDLWRRGLDWRGQIDAVVNNAATMPAAPIVADWDRWSMAWQETLQVNLVAMADLCREAVRHFQTQGGGTLVNLASRAAFRGDGPEYMAYAASKGGVIGLTRSLAKGFARDGVRAYAIAPGFVRTDRIEQVMAERGAEYVTRDIPMGAPAEPQDVANLVAFLVAGLAPHATGATFDINGASYFH; the protein is encoded by the coding sequence ATGACGTTAATTGACTTGCAGAACAGCACGGTATTGGTCACGGGGGGCTCCCGTGGTATTGGCGAGGCGATCGCGCGCACGCTGCACGGGGCAGGGGCCTCGCTCCTGCTCCACTACAGCCAGGGCCAGGCCGAGGCCAACCAGATCGCCGCCGATCTGGGCCATGAACGCCTTAGCCTGGTACAGGCCGATCTGGCTGTGCCTGGGGCTGCGGTAGATCTATGGCGGCGGGGACTGGACTGGCGCGGGCAGATTGACGCCGTGGTGAACAATGCCGCCACCATGCCCGCCGCCCCCATCGTCGCCGACTGGGATCGGTGGTCAATGGCCTGGCAGGAAACCCTACAGGTCAATCTGGTGGCCATGGCCGACCTGTGCCGGGAGGCCGTGCGCCACTTCCAAACCCAGGGCGGCGGCACCCTGGTGAACCTGGCCAGTCGGGCTGCGTTTCGGGGCGATGGGCCAGAGTATATGGCCTACGCGGCCTCGAAGGGCGGGGTGATTGGCCTTACGCGCAGCCTGGCCAAGGGGTTTGCCCGCGATGGGGTGCGGGCCTACGCGATCGCGCCCGGCTTTGTGCGCACCGATCGCATTGAGCAGGTGATGGCCGAGCGGGGGGCTGAGTACGTGACCCGGGACATTCCCATGGGAGCTCCGGCGGAGCCGCAGGATGTTGCCAATCTGGTGGCGTTTTTGGTGGCGGGGCTAGCGCCCCACGCCACGGGGGCGACGTTTGATATCAATGGAGCCTCTTACTTTCATTAG
- a CDS encoding chlorophyll a/b-binding protein: MTTNGYTTEEGGRLNNFAVEPKVYVDSSQQFGFNEYAEKLNGRLAMIGFVSAVLFEAITGHGIVTWLTNL, encoded by the coding sequence ATGACTACTAATGGCTACACCACCGAAGAGGGCGGTCGTCTTAACAACTTCGCTGTTGAGCCTAAGGTTTACGTCGACAGCAGCCAGCAGTTTGGCTTCAACGAGTACGCCGAGAAACTCAACGGTCGCCTGGCCATGATTGGCTTTGTGTCCGCCGTCCTATTTGAAGCCATTACTGGCCACGGCATCGTTACCTGGCTGACCAACCTCTAG
- a CDS encoding chlorophyll a/b-binding protein has product METNETKFGFVNFAETWNGRLAMLGFVIGVATEFLTGQGILSQIGLM; this is encoded by the coding sequence ATGGAAACCAACGAAACCAAGTTCGGCTTTGTTAACTTCGCAGAAACCTGGAATGGTCGTCTGGCTATGCTGGGCTTCGTGATCGGTGTGGCTACTGAGTTCCTAACTGGTCAGGGCATCCTGTCTCAGATCGGCCTGATGTAG
- a CDS encoding NifU family protein, giving the protein METLALTSDNVEQVLDELRPYLLADGGNVELVEIDGPVVKLRLQGACGSCPSSAMTLRMGIERRLREFIPEIAEIEQVF; this is encoded by the coding sequence ATGGAAACCCTGGCCCTGACCTCCGATAATGTCGAGCAGGTGCTCGACGAATTGCGCCCCTACCTGCTCGCCGACGGTGGCAACGTAGAACTGGTCGAAATTGATGGCCCCGTCGTTAAGCTGAGGCTGCAGGGGGCCTGTGGCTCTTGCCCGAGTTCAGCGATGACGCTGCGCATGGGTATCGAGCGCCGCCTGCGCGAATTTATTCCCGAAATTGCTGAGATTGAGCAGGTGTTTTAG
- the serS gene encoding serine--tRNA ligase: MLDLKQIREHPERIQAALAKRGEYDLAPLIELDQQQRQLETVRSQLQARSNEIGKQVGQTIKAGAAPDGPEVAALKEEGNQVKAELQTLEPQEREIKAQIEAILLGLPNLPSDSTPPGKDETENVEVRRWGDEYLPQSPAKPHWEIGETLGILDFKRAAEKIAQSRFVALMGVGAALERALISFMLDRHTRAGYAEVIPPYLVNSAALTASGQLPKFAEESFQCRNDDLWLTPTAEVPLTNLHRDEILSAEQLPIHYCAHTPCFRREAGSYGKDTRGLIRLHQFNKVEMYKFVHPEQSFEALEALVTDAEDILQQLRLPYRVLELCTGDLGFSSCKTYDLEVWMPSSESYREISSCSNCLDFQARRANIRFKVAGQKGTQYVHTLNGSGLAIGRTMAAILENYQEANGSVRVPEVLQPYLGREYL, translated from the coding sequence GTGCTGGATCTAAAGCAAATCAGAGAACATCCAGAGCGCATACAGGCCGCTCTGGCCAAGCGGGGCGAGTATGACCTGGCCCCGCTGATAGAGCTAGACCAGCAGCAGCGCCAGCTAGAAACGGTGCGATCGCAGCTCCAGGCCCGCAGCAACGAGATCGGCAAGCAGGTAGGCCAAACCATCAAGGCCGGTGCCGCCCCGGATGGGCCAGAGGTCGCCGCCCTGAAGGAGGAGGGGAACCAGGTCAAAGCCGAGCTGCAAACCCTGGAGCCCCAGGAGCGCGAGATCAAGGCTCAGATCGAGGCCATTTTGCTGGGATTGCCTAACCTGCCCAGCGATAGCACCCCCCCTGGCAAAGACGAGACTGAGAACGTAGAAGTGCGTCGCTGGGGCGACGAGTACCTGCCCCAGTCCCCCGCCAAACCCCACTGGGAAATTGGCGAAACCCTCGGTATTCTAGACTTTAAGCGTGCCGCCGAAAAAATTGCCCAGAGCCGCTTTGTCGCTCTGATGGGCGTTGGAGCAGCCCTAGAGCGGGCGTTAATCTCGTTTATGCTCGATCGCCATACCCGAGCGGGCTACGCCGAGGTCATTCCCCCTTACCTGGTCAACTCGGCGGCGCTCACCGCCTCCGGCCAGCTGCCCAAGTTCGCCGAAGAGAGCTTTCAGTGCCGCAACGATGACCTTTGGCTCACCCCCACCGCCGAGGTGCCCCTCACCAACCTGCACCGCGACGAAATTTTGAGCGCCGAGCAGCTGCCCATTCACTACTGCGCCCATACCCCCTGCTTTCGGCGTGAGGCGGGCAGCTACGGCAAAGACACCAGGGGGTTGATTCGTCTCCACCAATTCAACAAGGTGGAGATGTACAAATTTGTCCACCCAGAGCAGTCCTTCGAGGCCCTAGAGGCCCTGGTCACCGACGCCGAAGACATTCTGCAACAGCTCCGGCTGCCCTACCGGGTGCTGGAGTTGTGTACGGGGGACCTGGGGTTTTCCAGCTGCAAAACCTACGACCTGGAGGTGTGGATGCCCTCCTCCGAGAGCTATCGCGAGATTTCTAGCTGCTCCAACTGCCTCGATTTTCAGGCCCGTCGCGCCAATATTCGCTTTAAAGTAGCGGGGCAGAAAGGCACCCAGTATGTCCACACCCTGAATGGTTCGGGGCTGGCGATTGGCCGTACCATGGCCGCCATCCTGGAGAACTACCAGGAGGCCAACGGCTCGGTACGGGTGCCTGAAGTCCTGCAGCCCTACCTGGGTCGCGAATACCTGTAG
- a CDS encoding DUF2358 domain-containing protein: MDILEQIRLDYERFPQDQSYHLYADDVYFKDPLNEFRGVDRYRRMIGLINRWFKSVELDLHSIEYANPAQINTRWTLRWVAPVPWQPRMSIPGHSELALGADGKVISHIDYWHCSRLSVLGQLFSPQG, translated from the coding sequence ATGGATATCCTGGAACAGATTCGCCTCGACTACGAGCGCTTTCCTCAAGATCAGAGCTATCACCTGTACGCTGACGATGTGTACTTCAAAGACCCGCTCAACGAGTTTCGCGGTGTCGATCGCTATCGGCGCATGATCGGATTGATCAATCGCTGGTTCAAATCCGTGGAGCTAGACTTGCACAGCATTGAGTATGCCAACCCCGCTCAAATTAACACCCGCTGGACCCTCCGCTGGGTCGCCCCTGTCCCCTGGCAGCCGCGAATGAGCATTCCAGGGCACAGCGAACTAGCCCTGGGAGCCGACGGCAAAGTGATTTCTCACATCGACTACTGGCACTGCTCCCGCCTATCGGTGCTGGGGCAGCTCTTCTCACCGCAGGGTTGA
- a CDS encoding amino acid ABC transporter ATP-binding protein, which yields MIVARDVEKWYDNGFHVLKGVSMTVYKGEVLVVMGPSGSGKSTFIRTFNALEPYQKGSIEVDGITISHDLKNIEAIRREVGMVFQQFNLFPHLTVLQNVTLAPIWVRRWPKAKAQEVAMQLLDRVGILEQAHKFPGQLSGGQQQRVAIARSLAMQPKVMLFDEPTSALDPEMVREVLDVMRGLAKSGMTMVCVTHEVGFAREVADRVVLMDGGYLVEENTPQEFFSNPREERTKKFLSQIL from the coding sequence GTGATTGTCGCTCGCGATGTGGAAAAGTGGTACGACAACGGCTTTCACGTGCTCAAAGGCGTCAGTATGACGGTCTACAAGGGCGAAGTGCTGGTGGTCATGGGGCCGTCTGGATCGGGTAAGTCCACCTTTATTCGCACCTTCAATGCCCTCGAACCTTACCAAAAAGGCTCCATTGAGGTAGACGGCATTACCATTTCCCACGACCTCAAAAACATTGAGGCCATCCGCCGCGAGGTGGGCATGGTGTTTCAGCAGTTCAACCTGTTTCCCCACCTTACCGTGCTGCAAAACGTCACCCTGGCCCCGATCTGGGTGCGTCGCTGGCCCAAGGCCAAGGCCCAGGAGGTGGCGATGCAGCTGCTGGATCGGGTCGGCATTTTGGAGCAAGCCCACAAGTTTCCGGGGCAGCTGTCCGGTGGACAGCAGCAGCGGGTGGCGATCGCGCGCTCCCTGGCCATGCAGCCCAAGGTGATGCTGTTTGACGAGCCCACCTCCGCCCTCGACCCAGAGATGGTGCGGGAGGTGCTGGACGTCATGCGTGGGCTGGCCAAATCGGGGATGACGATGGTTTGCGTCACCCACGAAGTCGGCTTTGCCCGCGAGGTGGCCGACCGCGTGGTGCTGATGGACGGCGGCTACCTGGTGGAAGAAAACACCCCCCAGGAGTTTTTCAGCAATCCCCGGGAAGAGCGCACCAAAAAATTCCTGTCCCAGATTCTTTAG
- a CDS encoding amino acid ABC transporter permease, with protein MTTVTPDSLSSAPPEVLALGPVAWAKKNLFSDWFNSLLTVVLVLVLGGGILSLIHWALTTAQWQVIPNNFDLLMTGTYPPALYPRIWALLAMICGLAGLSWGVLGRNLSTLFSRNILIGFAVVCAFIVIFPPTRPSTLQLLPIVALVAVSAAAGRQVGRRVRGMGNILSLLWFLSYFVAIWLIGGGLGLTPVRTNEWGGLLLTLFTAVSGIVLCFPLGLLLALGRRSALPLVRWLSTIYIELVRGVPLVALLFMGQVMIPLFLPVGSRPDRILRAIIALALFSAAYLAENVRAGLQAVPRGQHEAAASLGLNKPMTLGFIILPQALKIAIPAIVGQFISLFQDTTLLAVVGLAELLGIGRSILANPTYLGRFAEMYLFLAVIYWVFCYAMSLGSRRIEEKLNTDH; from the coding sequence ATGACCACCGTAACCCCCGATTCGTTGTCCTCTGCGCCCCCAGAGGTCCTGGCCCTGGGGCCGGTTGCCTGGGCCAAAAAAAATCTGTTCAGCGACTGGTTCAATAGTCTGCTGACGGTGGTGCTGGTGCTGGTGCTGGGCGGCGGGATATTGAGCCTGATCCACTGGGCCCTGACTACGGCCCAGTGGCAGGTAATACCCAACAACTTCGACCTGTTGATGACCGGCACCTATCCCCCGGCCCTGTATCCGCGCATCTGGGCGCTGCTGGCGATGATCTGCGGTTTGGCGGGGCTGTCGTGGGGGGTGCTGGGGCGCAACCTGTCCACCCTGTTTAGCCGCAACATTCTGATTGGCTTTGCCGTTGTCTGCGCCTTTATTGTGATCTTCCCGCCCACCCGGCCCAGTACCCTGCAACTGCTGCCGATTGTGGCCCTGGTGGCGGTGAGCGCTGCGGCCGGTCGTCAGGTGGGGCGGCGGGTGCGCGGCATGGGTAATATTCTCTCGCTCCTGTGGTTCCTGTCCTACTTTGTGGCGATCTGGCTGATTGGCGGTGGCCTGGGGCTCACCCCGGTGCGCACCAACGAGTGGGGCGGGCTACTGCTGACGCTATTTACCGCTGTCAGCGGCATTGTTCTCTGCTTCCCCCTGGGGCTGCTGCTGGCCCTGGGGCGGCGCAGTGCCCTGCCGCTGGTGCGCTGGCTGTCGACCATTTACATTGAGCTGGTGCGGGGGGTGCCCCTGGTGGCGCTGCTGTTCATGGGGCAGGTGATGATTCCGCTATTTCTGCCAGTGGGGTCTCGGCCCGATCGCATTCTGCGGGCGATCATTGCCCTGGCTCTCTTCAGCGCCGCCTACCTGGCCGAAAACGTACGCGCCGGTCTTCAGGCGGTGCCCCGAGGCCAGCACGAGGCGGCTGCATCCCTGGGGCTCAATAAGCCCATGACCCTGGGCTTTATCATCCTGCCCCAGGCGCTCAAAATTGCCATCCCGGCGATCGTGGGGCAGTTTATCAGCCTGTTTCAGGACACTACCCTGCTGGCCGTTGTGGGCCTGGCGGAGCTGCTGGGCATTGGCCGCTCCATTTTGGCAAACCCGACCTACCTAGGGCGCTTTGCCGAGATGTACCTGTTTTTGGCGGTGATCTACTGGGTGTTCTGCTACGCCATGTCCCTGGGCAGTCGCCGTATCGAAGAAAAACTCAATACTGACCATTAA
- a CDS encoding amino acid ABC transporter permease, with the protein MAHNSGSTPFNLRVMLRDERFWKIAFQVITLIVVLLLLSFFLGNLNRNLTQQGRVFGFAFLRNPAGFSIGESLIQYRPNDPYWRALLVGLSNTLSLVAAGIALTTVLGTAAGVASFSKNWLLYKLSRLYVGLVRNVPLLLQLFFWYFAIFGMLPRPVDQLGVSGLMILNNRGIFIPWAGSAGLALLGIGATIAAAIAALYLWQWRTRLRIETGTGGRNQLIGLIVLGVAWMGLMVFGLGWTFPEALEAGGVTGGLRLTREYAAALTALVFYTSAFVAEIVRAGIQSVSKGQWEAARSLGLHAGIVMRLVVFPQALRVIIPPLNSEFMNLTKNTSLAFAIAFPEMYSVATTTYNQTGRPVEVFLVIMATYLVLCLIITLVMNQLNRTVQFKER; encoded by the coding sequence ATGGCCCACAACAGCGGCAGTACACCCTTCAACCTCAGGGTGATGCTGCGGGACGAGCGATTCTGGAAGATTGCCTTCCAGGTGATTACGCTGATCGTCGTGCTGCTCTTGCTGAGCTTTTTCCTAGGCAACTTGAACCGCAACCTGACTCAGCAGGGGCGGGTATTTGGGTTTGCGTTTTTGCGCAACCCAGCTGGTTTTAGCATTGGCGAAAGCCTGATTCAGTATCGCCCCAACGACCCCTACTGGCGGGCGCTGCTGGTGGGCCTCAGCAATACCCTCAGCCTGGTGGCGGCGGGCATTGCTCTAACTACGGTGTTGGGAACCGCGGCAGGGGTGGCCAGTTTTTCTAAAAACTGGCTGCTGTACAAACTCAGCCGCCTCTACGTCGGGCTGGTACGCAATGTGCCGCTGCTGCTCCAGCTGTTTTTTTGGTATTTCGCCATCTTTGGCATGCTGCCTCGCCCCGTCGACCAGCTGGGGGTGTCGGGGCTGATGATTTTGAACAACCGGGGGATTTTTATTCCCTGGGCGGGCAGTGCGGGGCTGGCGCTGCTGGGCATTGGGGCAACGATCGCGGCGGCGATCGCGGCCCTGTACCTGTGGCAGTGGCGCACCAGACTGCGGATTGAAACCGGCACTGGGGGGCGAAATCAGTTGATTGGCCTGATTGTGCTGGGCGTGGCGTGGATGGGGCTGATGGTCTTTGGCCTGGGCTGGACCTTCCCCGAGGCCCTGGAGGCCGGCGGTGTAACCGGTGGGCTGCGGCTGACGCGGGAGTACGCGGCGGCGCTGACGGCCCTGGTGTTCTACACCTCCGCCTTTGTGGCGGAAATTGTGCGGGCGGGGATTCAGTCGGTGTCTAAGGGGCAGTGGGAGGCAGCCCGGTCCCTGGGTCTGCATGCGGGGATTGTGATGCGGCTGGTGGTGTTTCCCCAGGCGCTGCGGGTGATCATTCCGCCGCTCAACAGCGAGTTTATGAACCTGACGAAAAACACCAGTCTGGCCTTTGCGATCGCCTTTCCGGAGATGTACTCCGTCGCCACCACCACCTATAACCAGACGGGCCGTCCGGTGGAAGTTTTCCTGGTGATTATGGCGACCTACCTGGTGCTCTGCCTGATCATCACCCTGGTTATGAACCAGCTCAACCGCACAGTCCAGTTCAAGGAGCGCTAA
- a CDS encoding amino acid ABC transporter substrate-binding protein — MRKWGLLAAALGLTIAACGGDTTTTAGGGGGAAPAGGSRLDTVTSRGQLICGVDGGIPGFSFVDEAGTYSGLDVDVCRAVAAAVLGDADAVEYRRLDSTERFTALAGGEVDMLSRNTTWTISRDTSLGLEFAPTTFFDGQGMLVRTDSGITELTDFEGQAVCVETGTTTELNLTDQMRQLNVNFEPVVFQDADAAYAAYDEGRCEGMTSDKSQLIARRSTLSNPDDHVLLEVTMSKEPLGPVTVNNDSAWFDVVKWVTFGLMQAEEFDITSDNIATFEGTENPDIARFLGQEGTLGTDMGLPNDFMVQVITQVGNYGEIFDRNLGAGSQFALERGQNALWTDGGLMYSPPFR; from the coding sequence ATGCGTAAGTGGGGTTTATTAGCAGCCGCCCTGGGGCTAACGATAGCCGCCTGCGGTGGCGACACCACAACTACCGCTGGCGGTGGCGGGGGAGCGGCCCCTGCCGGAGGCAGCCGTTTGGATACTGTTACAAGCCGCGGTCAGCTGATCTGTGGCGTTGATGGTGGCATCCCTGGTTTTAGCTTTGTCGATGAGGCAGGCACCTATTCCGGACTGGATGTCGATGTCTGCCGGGCCGTAGCCGCCGCCGTTTTAGGCGATGCCGATGCGGTAGAGTATCGCCGTCTGGATTCTACCGAGCGCTTCACCGCCCTGGCCGGTGGCGAAGTTGACATGCTCTCTCGCAACACCACCTGGACCATTAGCCGCGATACCAGCCTGGGTCTGGAGTTCGCCCCTACCACCTTCTTTGATGGCCAGGGTATGTTGGTGCGCACCGACAGCGGCATCACCGAGCTGACCGACTTTGAAGGGCAGGCCGTGTGCGTAGAGACCGGTACCACCACCGAGCTCAACCTGACTGACCAAATGCGCCAGCTCAACGTCAACTTCGAGCCGGTGGTGTTTCAGGATGCCGATGCAGCCTACGCCGCCTACGACGAAGGCCGCTGTGAGGGCATGACCTCCGACAAGTCGCAGCTGATTGCCCGCCGCAGCACCCTCAGCAACCCCGATGACCATGTTCTGCTTGAAGTCACCATGTCCAAGGAGCCCCTCGGCCCGGTGACCGTCAACAACGACTCCGCCTGGTTCGACGTGGTTAAGTGGGTCACCTTCGGCCTGATGCAGGCTGAGGAGTTCGACATCACCTCGGACAACATCGCCACCTTCGAGGGCACCGAGAATCCTGATATTGCTCGTTTCCTGGGCCAGGAGGGGACGCTGGGCACCGATATGGGGCTGCCCAACGACTTTATGGTGCAGGTGATTACCCAGGTGGGCAACTACGGTGAAATTTTTGATCGCAACCTGGGGGCAGGTTCCCAATTTGCCCTGGAGCGCGGCCAAAATGCCCTCTGGACCGACGGTGGCCTGATGTACTCTCCCCCCTTCCGCTAA
- a CDS encoding ComF family protein: MSQGKQQLLSLFLASPCPLCQRSTPAVLCPSCDRQVRQCQTTIPCDRRWNDLTILNWGHYEGSLRQAIGSLKYSGQREIARVLGAALGQTWRDHQPTPRPHSVAIVPIPLHPAKLQQRGFNQADLLAQGFCRTTRLPLYSHGLRRIRATQAQHSLNRTARHQNLAQAFAVDPAQIGALRNTTVWLLDDIFTTGATAQAAAQTLRNSGIAVAGICTVARAIAAETQGAVPTISPSQGTGTTQ; this comes from the coding sequence TTGAGTCAAGGTAAACAGCAGCTATTGAGCCTATTTCTGGCCAGCCCCTGCCCGCTGTGTCAGCGTTCGACCCCGGCGGTGCTCTGCCCCAGCTGCGATCGCCAGGTGCGGCAGTGTCAGACGACAATTCCCTGCGATCGCCGCTGGAATGACCTGACAATCCTGAACTGGGGGCACTACGAAGGCAGCCTCCGCCAGGCGATCGGCAGCCTCAAGTACAGCGGTCAACGGGAGATCGCGCGGGTTTTGGGCGCTGCCCTGGGGCAGACCTGGCGCGACCACCAGCCTACCCCCCGGCCCCATTCCGTGGCCATTGTGCCTATTCCTCTCCATCCCGCCAAGCTGCAGCAGCGCGGCTTTAACCAGGCCGATCTGCTGGCCCAGGGGTTTTGCCGCACCACCCGGCTGCCCCTGTACAGCCACGGGCTGCGGCGCATTCGGGCAACCCAGGCCCAGCACAGCCTGAACCGCACCGCCCGCCACCAAAATTTAGCCCAGGCCTTTGCGGTCGATCCAGCCCAAATCGGTGCCCTACGAAATACTACGGTGTGGCTGCTCGACGATATTTTCACCACGGGAGCCACGGCCCAGGCCGCCGCTCAAACCCTGCGCAACAGTGGCATTGCGGTAGCCGGCATCTGCACGGTGGCTCGCGCGATCGCCGCTGAAACCCAGGGCGCTGTCCCCACCATCTCTCCATCCCAGGGCACAGGGACTACCCAGTAG
- a CDS encoding putative PEP-binding protein, with protein MTWLRQLDDLGIADLRAVGQKAYYLSCLKQQGLPVAQGRVLTAATWHRSLEQLAGLDLADDRLAAVCQGGYAVLQQCSQRWQQAMGATPTAQADWADWANSAPEQDMVATAWMLRSSLWVDGPSERWSVPPSLLGSGLLPAQVEADYALLPQVLPQFWSQALTARCLAVWQLHCERLRDLSLATLIMPVYPAIASGTLTLERGQITVTAVAGLGFALSQGEARPACCRTSRSTLATATWEPGFQERVYQLLPPSKYHPNPAATAQPIALLERDCPELPPPLNTAQLARLVGLAEQAQAALGRGGIRLEWLLHPGPNPAQPALVITEATPWGDPAPVTPARPPTPSARPSAQPPLPSASTVVRGIGAAGGRIQGVAVVANHPQDLPEPLPVGAIVVLPDLQPDVFMQLEAVTGIVTERGGATCHAAILAREVGIPAVVGAPQATQLLETGMVLWLDGDRGVVYGLTEEATNHQQFATALAQFQTLAPPLELSPQHRVRYQHLRTQVMINLSQTRQLDTLPMDYAQGIGLLRSEWLLLEVLDGRHPWDWVNQGQEAELQSRLVQQLEPIAQALGPKPLRYRSLDLRSHEWQALQGSPSVEPNPMLGLRGTLSYEVDDRLFLVELGALATLQRAGYTNLQLILPFVRTVEEAIACRQRVERTGLLDAEGFALWIMAEVPSVLFLLPAYAQAGIQGIAIGSNDLTQLLLAVDRDQPTMASAYDERHPVVRLAMAHLVQEARRYGLICSICGQAPVRHPELIADLVDWGIDSISVEAAALPFTFEAVWQAEQGER; from the coding sequence ATGACCTGGCTTCGACAACTGGATGACCTGGGCATAGCCGATCTGCGGGCGGTGGGTCAAAAAGCTTACTACCTGAGTTGCCTAAAGCAGCAGGGGCTGCCCGTCGCCCAGGGGCGGGTGCTGACGGCCGCTACCTGGCACCGCAGCCTGGAGCAACTAGCCGGGCTAGACCTGGCGGACGATCGCCTGGCCGCCGTTTGCCAGGGCGGCTATGCCGTCCTGCAGCAGTGCAGTCAGCGCTGGCAGCAGGCCATGGGGGCCACCCCAACCGCCCAGGCCGACTGGGCCGACTGGGCCAACTCCGCCCCAGAGCAGGACATGGTGGCCACCGCCTGGATGCTGCGCTCGTCGCTGTGGGTCGATGGGCCGTCGGAGCGTTGGTCGGTTCCGCCCTCGCTGCTCGGCAGCGGGCTGTTGCCGGCCCAGGTGGAGGCCGATTACGCCCTGCTGCCCCAGGTGCTGCCACAGTTCTGGAGCCAGGCGCTGACGGCCCGCTGCCTGGCGGTTTGGCAGCTGCACTGCGAGCGGCTCAGGGACCTCAGCCTGGCCACGCTGATTATGCCGGTTTACCCAGCGATCGCCTCCGGCACCCTGACCCTTGAGCGGGGGCAGATCACCGTGACGGCGGTGGCCGGGCTGGGGTTTGCCCTCAGCCAGGGAGAGGCGCGGCCCGCCTGCTGCCGCACCAGCCGCAGCACCCTGGCTACGGCTACCTGGGAACCGGGGTTTCAGGAACGGGTTTACCAGCTGCTGCCGCCCTCTAAGTACCACCCCAATCCAGCGGCGACAGCCCAGCCCATTGCCCTCCTGGAGCGCGATTGCCCGGAGCTGCCCCCGCCTCTGAATACGGCTCAGCTGGCCCGCCTGGTGGGCCTGGCGGAGCAGGCCCAGGCGGCCCTCGGCAGGGGCGGAATCCGTTTGGAATGGCTGTTACACCCCGGCCCCAATCCCGCCCAGCCCGCCCTGGTGATCACCGAAGCAACTCCCTGGGGTGACCCCGCGCCAGTGACCCCTGCGCGGCCTCCGACCCCCTCGGCCCGCCCCAGCGCTCAGCCTCCCCTGCCCTCGGCCAGTACGGTGGTGCGCGGCATTGGTGCCGCGGGAGGGCGAATTCAGGGGGTGGCGGTGGTCGCTAACCACCCCCAGGATCTGCCCGAGCCCCTGCCGGTGGGGGCCATCGTGGTGCTGCCCGACCTCCAGCCCGATGTCTTTATGCAGCTTGAGGCGGTGACGGGCATTGTGACCGAGCGGGGCGGGGCCACCTGCCATGCGGCAATTTTGGCCCGGGAGGTGGGGATTCCAGCCGTGGTTGGGGCACCCCAGGCCACCCAGCTCTTGGAAACGGGCATGGTGCTCTGGCTGGACGGCGATCGCGGCGTGGTCTACGGGCTGACCGAGGAGGCCACCAACCACCAGCAGTTTGCAACCGCCCTGGCTCAGTTTCAAACCCTGGCTCCGCCCCTGGAGCTGTCGCCCCAGCACAGAGTGCGCTACCAGCACCTGCGCACCCAGGTGATGATCAACCTGAGCCAGACTCGGCAGTTGGACACCCTGCCCATGGACTACGCCCAGGGCATTGGTCTGCTGCGATCGGAGTGGCTGCTGCTGGAGGTGCTGGATGGACGTCACCCGTGGGACTGGGTGAATCAGGGGCAGGAGGCCGAGCTGCAAAGCCGTCTGGTGCAGCAGCTGGAGCCGATCGCCCAGGCCCTGGGGCCTAAGCCCCTGCGCTACCGCAGTCTCGATCTGCGCTCCCACGAATGGCAGGCCCTGCAGGGCAGCCCATCGGTCGAGCCCAACCCAATGCTGGGGCTGCGCGGCACCCTCAGCTACGAAGTGGACGATCGCCTGTTTTTGGTGGAGCTAGGGGCTCTGGCCACGCTGCAGCGGGCCGGATACACCAATTTGCAGCTAATTTTGCCCTTCGTGCGCACCGTCGAAGAGGCGATCGCCTGTCGGCAGCGGGTTGAGCGCACGGGCCTGCTCGACGCTGAAGGCTTTGCCCTGTGGATTATGGCTGAGGTGCCCTCGGTGTTGTTTCTGCTGCCCGCCTACGCCCAGGCCGGAATTCAGGGCATTGCCATCGGCTCCAATGATTTAACCCAACTGCTGCTGGCCGTCGATCGCGACCAGCCCACCATGGCTTCAGCCTACGACGAACGCCATCCCGTTGTGCGCCTGGCGATGGCTCACCTGGTGCAGGAGGCTCGCCGCTACGGCCTGATATGCTCTATCTGTGGACAGGCCCCGGTGCGCCATCCCGAGCTAATTGCAGATCTAGTCGACTGGGGAATTGACTCCATTTCGGTCGAAGCCGCCGCGCTGCCCTTTACCTTTGAAGCGGTGTGGCAGGCTGAGCAGGGGGAGCGGTAG